One genomic segment of Candidatus Poribacteria bacterium includes these proteins:
- a CDS encoding phytanoyl-CoA dioxygenase family protein gives MPLTPQQRDHYKEQGFVVVPNLFSTATVTSMREHYMKRRAEGPKPGDSGGTTDYADDPNHQFPRMINMHNWDELTQEWAADTNLLTVTEQLIDDTPVLLQTMLYFKPPGARGQALHQDEQYITIDPLIGVWVALDTSDEDVGRMVLIPRSHQYGLLHVETADTAISFTNVQVVKPENVEELGIDMSPGDTLFFDGKVIHGSYKNKTYNRWRRSFICHYMGENSQRFEPAEGTHVSHLKK, from the coding sequence ATGCCCTTAACGCCTCAACAGCGAGACCATTATAAAGAACAAGGTTTCGTAGTAGTTCCCAATCTCTTTAGTACAGCCACAGTAACGTCAATGCGTGAACATTACATGAAACGTCGCGCAGAAGGTCCAAAGCCCGGTGACTCCGGCGGCACAACCGACTACGCCGATGATCCAAATCATCAATTCCCGCGCATGATTAATATGCACAACTGGGACGAATTAACCCAAGAATGGGCAGCGGATACCAACCTGCTTACCGTTACGGAGCAACTGATTGATGATACGCCAGTGCTTTTACAAACAATGCTCTACTTCAAACCGCCCGGTGCACGAGGTCAAGCACTACACCAAGACGAACAGTACATCACAATAGATCCGCTCATTGGTGTTTGGGTCGCATTAGACACATCGGACGAAGATGTTGGACGCATGGTACTGATCCCACGTTCCCATCAATATGGGCTACTCCATGTTGAAACAGCGGACACAGCTATTTCGTTTACTAACGTACAAGTCGTCAAACCGGAAAACGTTGAAGAATTGGGAATTGACATGTCACCCGGCGACACGCTCTTCTTTGATGGCAAGGTTATTCACGGTTCCTACAAAAATAAAACATATAACCGGTGGCGGCGGAGTTTTATATGTCATTACATGGGTGAAAATTCACAAAGGTTTGAGCCAGCTGAAGGAACACACGTCTCACACCTGAAAAAATAG
- a CDS encoding ThuA domain-containing protein has translation MKNEWVVYEGNEGPGKGKHIVLVSGDEEYRSEEALPMLGKVLATHHGFTCTVLFAIDPDTGEIDPEVQTNIPGLHHLESADMMVLFTRFRELPDEQMKYVVDYTNAGKPVMGLRTATHAFSYSRDLESPYAKYSFNSESFEGGYGRQVLGETWVNHHGHHGKESARGVIDEAMQDHPILKGVDDVWGPSDVYGINDLTGDSQVLVHGQVLVGMEPTDAPKPDTITMPMVWIKTYTGDEGNTSRVLNTTMGASVDLESEGLRRLLVNGCYWCMGIEDAISDKSVVDYVGDYAPTFFGFGTFTKGVRPEDHAL, from the coding sequence ATGAAAAACGAATGGGTTGTTTACGAAGGAAACGAAGGTCCTGGAAAGGGCAAGCATATTGTTCTGGTCAGTGGCGACGAAGAGTATCGTTCCGAAGAAGCATTACCGATGTTGGGGAAAGTGTTAGCCACACACCACGGATTTACATGCACGGTGCTATTTGCCATTGATCCGGACACAGGTGAAATTGATCCGGAGGTCCAAACCAATATTCCGGGACTCCACCATTTAGAATCAGCGGATATGATGGTATTGTTCACGCGTTTCCGTGAGCTACCCGATGAACAGATGAAGTACGTCGTTGATTATACGAATGCTGGCAAACCCGTGATGGGACTTCGCACAGCGACGCACGCTTTCAGTTATAGCCGTGACCTTGAGAGTCCGTATGCAAAATACAGTTTTAACAGTGAGAGTTTTGAGGGTGGATATGGCAGGCAGGTGCTTGGCGAGACATGGGTCAACCACCACGGACATCACGGTAAAGAGAGCGCGCGCGGTGTGATTGACGAAGCGATGCAGGACCACCCGATTCTCAAAGGTGTTGATGATGTTTGGGGTCCGTCTGATGTCTACGGCATTAATGATTTGACGGGCGATTCTCAAGTGCTTGTCCATGGACAGGTATTGGTCGGTATGGAACCGACAGATGCACCAAAACCCGACACCATCACCATGCCGATGGTGTGGATTAAAACCTATACCGGCGATGAAGGGAACACCTCACGCGTCTTGAACACGACGATGGGTGCCTCTGTCGATTTGGAGAGCGAAGGACTCCGTCGCCTTCTTGTCAACGGCTGTTATTGGTGTATGGGGATAGAGGACGCAATTTCCGATAAAAGCGTTGTCGATTATGTCGGCGATTATGCACCGACGTTCTTCGGTTTCGGCACCTTTACAAAGGGTGTCCGTCCGGAAGATCATGCGTTGTAA
- a CDS encoding ABC transporter ATP-binding protein: protein MESTNVLRRLIAIFWVLGIVLRRHFFLATSMIFTALILSLEPVASLYIFSKVVDRSVDYVQGTATLREVGLVFGLQGGLFAVQRIITPLRDWLGGILSNHLLNDITMDLMEKTSKLPYISLESEEIYNNLEMANGTKDRIPQIFTATINLGSNFVMFGSMFVLLSQLSPWLAVAVVAIMLPYILLDQHIIKQSWELTERLSILRRKMGFLSGIWSGRGSCRELRIWNARHWLFEKYSEVFRTWFTAERRQSLKRMVYQISGGLCMAAGFVLVLFMTLQSIEAGTVTVGMIAMYIQAVNSTQGTAYRVFVGVSSLFEHGLYVLSIRRVLKMEVPVEASESSTSQMPDLLKNGKMPTITFQGVSFKYPGSDAFAVKDINLELQPGKMTALVGENAAGKSTIAKMAVGLYPPTEGKILVNGVPLSSENTAEWFKHTKVLFQDSSQYALTLAENVLLGQGSNRDVVRVLDEAGFAPSAEIDANTLSEILSKEFGSTELSGGQWKKVGLARALAKQGNFFMLDEPSAALDPRAEYELFMKLKEMMSGVTTLFVTHRLAATINADWIIVLNNGKITEQGQHEQLMKTDGLYAQLFNLQASLMQDATWK from the coding sequence ATGGAAAGTACGAATGTCTTGCGTCGACTCATAGCGATTTTCTGGGTATTAGGGATCGTCTTGCGCAGACATTTTTTCTTGGCTACGTCTATGATCTTCACGGCTTTGATTTTAAGTCTTGAACCGGTTGCGAGCCTATACATTTTTAGTAAAGTTGTTGACCGGTCGGTTGACTATGTTCAAGGAACAGCAACACTTAGAGAGGTTGGTCTTGTGTTTGGGCTGCAAGGGGGTCTCTTTGCGGTGCAGCGGATTATTACGCCGCTTCGGGATTGGCTTGGCGGTATCCTGTCGAACCATCTCCTGAATGATATTACGATGGATCTGATGGAAAAGACCTCAAAGCTGCCCTATATTTCGCTTGAATCCGAGGAGATTTATAATAATTTGGAAATGGCGAACGGCACAAAGGACCGGATCCCACAAATCTTTACGGCGACTATTAATTTAGGCAGCAATTTCGTCATGTTTGGCTCAATGTTCGTGTTACTGAGTCAGTTAAGCCCTTGGTTAGCGGTAGCCGTCGTTGCGATTATGCTCCCATATATTCTTTTAGATCAACACATTATCAAACAGAGTTGGGAACTGACCGAGAGGTTGTCAATTCTCCGAAGAAAGATGGGTTTTTTATCAGGGATCTGGTCGGGTAGAGGGAGCTGTAGAGAACTCCGTATTTGGAATGCAAGGCATTGGCTTTTTGAAAAATACAGCGAAGTTTTTAGGACTTGGTTCACCGCGGAACGCCGCCAAAGTCTTAAACGAATGGTTTATCAAATTTCAGGTGGATTGTGTATGGCAGCGGGTTTTGTGCTTGTGCTGTTCATGACTTTGCAATCGATTGAGGCTGGCACGGTGACCGTCGGTATGATAGCCATGTACATTCAGGCTGTTAACAGCACGCAGGGCACCGCGTATCGGGTTTTTGTTGGGGTTTCTTCGCTGTTTGAGCATGGATTGTATGTATTGAGCATCCGAAGGGTGCTGAAAATGGAAGTCCCCGTGGAAGCAAGCGAAAGCAGTACCTCACAAATGCCCGATCTTCTGAAGAACGGAAAAATGCCGACAATTACTTTTCAAGGGGTTTCGTTTAAGTATCCGGGATCCGATGCGTTCGCTGTCAAAGATATCAACTTGGAGTTGCAGCCGGGCAAGATGACAGCACTTGTTGGTGAGAATGCTGCCGGTAAAAGCACAATCGCGAAAATGGCAGTCGGATTATATCCACCAACGGAAGGGAAAATCCTCGTTAATGGGGTTCCGCTTTCTTCCGAGAACACTGCAGAATGGTTCAAACATACGAAAGTCTTATTTCAAGATTCGAGCCAGTATGCCTTGACGCTTGCTGAGAATGTGCTACTCGGTCAAGGCTCTAATAGGGATGTCGTGCGAGTTTTGGACGAGGCGGGTTTTGCGCCATCCGCGGAAATTGATGCGAATACGCTTTCTGAGATTTTATCAAAAGAGTTTGGTAGCACGGAGCTTTCCGGCGGACAATGGAAAAAAGTTGGGCTTGCCAGGGCATTGGCAAAGCAAGGGAATTTCTTCATGCTCGACGAACCCTCGGCTGCGCTTGATCCGAGAGCAGAATATGAATTGTTCATGAAACTAAAGGAAATGATGTCTGGTGTGACGACGCTTTTCGTTACGCACCGATTAGCGGCAACCATCAACGCCGATTGGATTATTGTATTAAACAATGGCAAGATAACAGAGCAAGGGCAGCATGAACAGTTGATGAAAACTGATGGCCTTTATGCGCAACTCTTCAATCTTCAAGCCAGTTTGATGCAGGATGCGACTTGGAAATGA
- a CDS encoding sigma-70 family RNA polymerase sigma factor, with translation MKTKDDVQLIRKILSGDDAAFNALVQKHQKGIHALAWRKVGDFHVAEEITQDTFLQVYKNLAQLRNPKQFSGWMYVIANRLCLKWLQKNIKSKSVMQSLEDTPVEEIEESSYTHYVSEQRLTESTEHRHELVKKLLAKLPESERTVVTLHYLGEMTAKEIGKLLGVSVNTIKSRLRRGRERLQEQQEELLVRETLGSIPFPAQVTERIMQEVANMKPISPPVGKPLLPWAAFGTAVVLVILLLGASNQYLARFQKPYSFEAQSEPTIEIIDTPIILDIAVKPAVRNRVGQAAAGKSSGTGTQISTTTATSATLEDSAKFSTSQWTQGIAPPGGQVRDIFATSEGNVYAVAPTGIYKLGADATAWTHINTEIPIGPSLMPMAEHRGTLYIVSTDEIFTSDNGGETWRTIGPRPKGHAVGFIITDEAQTRSPKARSVMYLALRDEGIFQSTDSGAQWSPFNDGLTGDSISAVATVGTTVFAGTGRGLYRLDSGTWKKLPVETSRAIYSLAVSENNLYIGTGPDLLGFTPITVEQEVPRNESHTLKIFHSANLGASWTEITPSYKSYDRYIPSGMKILAIGEVLFASTASRRHRSTDNGQTWTELSGDGNLFMIDSLPVVAVSETTFYKVSPFGIRRTTDGGKSWQLLIDGMAGTRLKDLVTFNDRLYAHNGYAVYQSTDEGASWKKISITQRFTGQVTTITTESSKPESARISHSFNSELVVDDNNLYLISPETNNLQISRVSIDGNIRSPVQSIPASDDKALSRKLRADSEAAKKTHLSEGSEKEHHAVVSILPPPIRGKDGKTRMIVVCNDVFYAEHRRTLFKWRLGAPEWISTGLTDMSQESYNNDSQDLKLAVSGETIYVGKRDGKLFQSFDSGSSWRDVTPSLPFHFTHFTEIIFADSTVYVATDEGVLSSETGAHWRVLTDSAGTRPIIDRFAVDGTTIYGAGNVGIYRLDTGNQWKQVSSEVLGETAALAVINDKLYSAIKDRGIFHISLAEK, from the coding sequence ATGAAAACAAAAGACGATGTTCAACTGATTCGTAAAATCTTGTCCGGTGATGACGCAGCGTTTAATGCCTTAGTTCAAAAGCACCAGAAAGGTATTCACGCGCTTGCGTGGCGAAAAGTTGGCGATTTTCACGTTGCCGAAGAGATTACGCAAGATACTTTCCTTCAAGTATATAAGAATCTTGCGCAGCTCAGGAATCCGAAGCAGTTCTCCGGATGGATGTATGTCATCGCCAATCGACTCTGCCTTAAATGGCTTCAAAAGAACATAAAGAGCAAATCTGTGATGCAATCGTTGGAGGACACGCCTGTGGAAGAAATCGAAGAATCTTCTTACACACATTACGTATCGGAACAACGACTGACAGAGAGCACCGAACATCGCCATGAACTCGTCAAAAAACTTCTGGCAAAACTGCCGGAGAGTGAGCGCACAGTGGTAACGCTCCACTATCTCGGAGAGATGACGGCGAAGGAGATTGGGAAACTCTTAGGGGTATCGGTGAATACGATTAAGAGTCGACTTCGCCGAGGACGCGAGCGTTTACAGGAACAGCAGGAAGAACTTTTGGTTCGCGAAACACTTGGGAGCATCCCATTCCCTGCTCAAGTAACTGAGCGTATCATGCAGGAAGTGGCTAATATGAAACCGATATCGCCTCCGGTTGGTAAACCTTTGTTACCGTGGGCGGCTTTTGGAACTGCTGTCGTTTTAGTTATACTGTTGCTCGGTGCGAGCAACCAATACCTTGCGCGTTTTCAGAAGCCATACAGTTTTGAAGCACAATCCGAACCTACCATTGAAATTATCGATACACCTATCATTCTCGATATTGCGGTGAAACCAGCTGTGCGAAACCGAGTTGGACAGGCTGCTGCAGGTAAAAGCAGCGGAACTGGCACACAGATCTCTACAACTACCGCAACATCTGCTACATTGGAGGACTCCGCCAAGTTTTCCACTTCGCAGTGGACGCAGGGCATCGCACCACCAGGGGGACAGGTCCGCGATATCTTCGCTACATCTGAAGGGAACGTCTATGCTGTTGCTCCGACAGGAATATACAAATTAGGAGCAGATGCGACGGCGTGGACACACATCAACACGGAGATTCCAATTGGTCCATCGCTAATGCCGATGGCAGAGCATAGGGGGACCCTTTACATAGTATCCACCGATGAAATATTTACTTCGGATAATGGCGGTGAAACATGGAGGACGATTGGTCCCAGACCAAAGGGACACGCTGTTGGTTTCATCATCACGGATGAAGCACAAACGCGCAGCCCGAAAGCACGTTCCGTGATGTATCTTGCGCTTAGGGATGAAGGGATTTTTCAATCTACAGACAGTGGGGCACAATGGAGTCCTTTTAACGATGGATTGACAGGTGACAGTATTTCTGCAGTGGCTACTGTTGGGACAACAGTGTTTGCTGGTACAGGGCGCGGTCTCTATCGTCTCGATTCAGGCACTTGGAAAAAGTTGCCGGTGGAGACATCAAGAGCCATTTACTCCTTGGCGGTGTCTGAGAATAATCTCTATATTGGGACAGGACCCGATCTGTTGGGATTCACGCCAATAACGGTAGAACAAGAAGTGCCAAGAAATGAGTCGCATACCCTCAAAATTTTCCATTCGGCTAACTTAGGAGCATCATGGACGGAAATAACACCCAGTTATAAATCTTACGATCGATACATACCATCTGGCATGAAGATTTTGGCTATTGGTGAAGTGCTCTTCGCGTCAACTGCCAGCCGCCGCCATCGTTCAACAGATAACGGACAAACCTGGACAGAGCTTTCAGGAGATGGGAATCTGTTCATGATCGATAGTCTTCCAGTTGTGGCTGTAAGCGAGACGACGTTTTACAAAGTTAGTCCGTTTGGGATTCGTCGCACAACTGATGGCGGAAAATCGTGGCAGTTACTTATAGATGGGATGGCGGGGACAAGGTTGAAGGATTTAGTTACGTTCAACGATAGATTATACGCACATAATGGTTATGCGGTATATCAATCAACTGACGAAGGTGCGTCTTGGAAAAAGATCTCAATTACCCAGAGGTTTACTGGGCAGGTGACTACAATTACGACCGAATCATCAAAACCGGAAAGCGCGCGTATCTCCCACTCCTTTAATTCAGAATTGGTAGTTGATGACAATAATCTTTATCTTATCTCACCTGAAACTAACAATTTGCAAATTTCTCGCGTATCTATAGATGGCAATATACGCAGTCCCGTTCAAAGCATACCGGCTTCTGATGATAAAGCATTATCTCGTAAATTACGAGCAGATAGCGAGGCAGCGAAAAAGACTCACTTATCTGAGGGTTCTGAAAAAGAACATCACGCAGTCGTATCAATCCTTCCACCTCCTATACGTGGGAAGGACGGGAAAACCAGAATGATCGTAGTCTGTAACGATGTGTTCTACGCTGAGCACAGACGTACGCTTTTTAAGTGGAGACTTGGTGCCCCGGAGTGGATAAGCACAGGACTAACAGACATGAGCCAAGAGTCTTATAACAACGACAGCCAGGATCTCAAATTAGCGGTTTCGGGAGAAACTATCTACGTCGGGAAACGCGATGGTAAGCTGTTTCAGTCGTTTGATAGCGGGAGCAGCTGGAGAGATGTTACACCAAGCCTACCGTTTCACTTTACCCATTTCACGGAGATAATCTTTGCTGATTCAACAGTTTATGTCGCAACAGACGAAGGTGTGTTGAGTTCGGAAACTGGCGCACACTGGCGCGTGCTAACCGATAGTGCGGGGACGCGTCCCATTATAGACAGATTCGCTGTGGATGGTACCACGATCTATGGTGCTGGCAATGTTGGCATCTATCGCTTGGATACCGGTAATCAATGGAAACAAGTTTCTTCGGAAGTACTCGGTGAGACTGCTGCTCTTGCTGTCATTAACGATAAGTTGTATAGTGCTATCAAAGATCGCGGGATATTTCACATCTCGCTTGCAGAAAAATAG
- a CDS encoding DUF1080 domain-containing protein has translation MKALSIGLGIFILTCSAGAEVLLETFDDRDIIDQWHELKILNIGPDGFHSLKIVRGQLESLIIGDQRVTRLFVIGDEEWQDYDIEVDVKPLQKHGPAHIVIASRIHQDKRDQTWGVLCTIGDTPIPEPESMARCFGGRLINQNAFLHYEEKPYRSLDVKSWSHLKLSVHGKLLTFWINGKQVLGPVILEAKNFGDGIEFPDYPKGKVGFGVSNYSVLFDNLRITTGDDIPKSVTPRTKLATTWGNLKQF, from the coding sequence ATGAAAGCCTTAAGCATTGGATTGGGCATATTTATCCTAACCTGTTCCGCAGGGGCAGAGGTGTTGCTGGAAACTTTTGATGATAGAGATATTATAGACCAGTGGCACGAACTGAAAATATTAAACATTGGGCCTGACGGGTTCCATTCTTTGAAAATTGTTCGCGGGCAACTTGAGTCTTTAATAATTGGTGATCAGCGTGTGACGCGTTTATTTGTCATCGGGGATGAAGAGTGGCAGGATTACGATATTGAGGTTGACGTTAAGCCGCTCCAAAAACATGGACCTGCCCATATTGTGATCGCCTCGCGGATTCATCAGGACAAAAGAGATCAGACATGGGGAGTCCTCTGTACAATTGGGGACACACCGATCCCCGAACCTGAATCCATGGCTCGCTGTTTTGGTGGTCGCTTGATCAATCAAAATGCTTTTCTGCACTATGAAGAGAAACCTTATCGCTCTTTAGACGTGAAAAGTTGGTCTCACCTGAAGTTGAGCGTTCATGGAAAACTCTTAACTTTTTGGATTAATGGCAAGCAAGTTCTCGGACCCGTAATTTTAGAAGCGAAAAATTTTGGAGATGGGATCGAGTTTCCTGACTATCCGAAGGGTAAAGTCGGTTTCGGGGTCTCAAATTACTCCGTGCTTTTTGATAACCTTCGCATCACCACCGGGGACGATATTCCAAAATCTGTAACACCGAGAACAAAACTTGCGACCACTTGGGGAAACTTGAAGCAGTTTTAG
- a CDS encoding ABC transporter permease subunit: MLMTMIQKEIMQHILSVRFVALLLMCLLLIPLTLSINYRNYRQNLVDYQEAVKLANIEEKTVNPQMPLEPELEISKLFLKPTPLSVFANGLGDALPSYLGMTRNGIIQGAPALVSDSLSYLLGHLDFLFLVGTVFSLLALLFTFDAVAGEREAGTLRITLANSLPRDLFLWSKLIGGYIVFVVPFLVSLLFGLLVLVWQGFPLGEPEIFPRVFSLTLASLLYIAVFFAVGTVISTYLDNSKTALIVAFTVWVFAVLITPRVGFIAAKFIAPTRTSQSVYLEKTALRENFNAELEEKKREIHKEVWKDRPQPSLEEKFASGDEVDEQMKPLEEEFRQKFREHTDEIDRNYQREKKRQEQVGETLSRITPTSSLTYLATNLTQTGKRKRNAYFQAGERYYDALHTDVFSKIVDHANMRTFHPERDIVKIRQPSSLETPTLGETFRQSAVDVLLLCFFAVVLTTVAFLKFFRSDI, from the coding sequence ATGTTAATGACTATGATTCAAAAAGAGATTATGCAGCACATTCTGAGCGTTCGGTTTGTCGCGCTCTTGTTGATGTGTCTCCTACTAATCCCGCTTACCCTTTCTATTAACTATCGAAACTATCGCCAAAACTTAGTAGACTATCAAGAAGCCGTTAAACTGGCAAATATTGAAGAGAAGACAGTAAATCCGCAGATGCCGCTGGAACCGGAACTTGAGATTTCCAAACTCTTTCTCAAACCGACACCTTTGAGTGTGTTTGCAAATGGATTAGGAGACGCGTTGCCAAGTTACCTTGGCATGACCCGTAATGGGATTATTCAAGGAGCTCCAGCTTTGGTTTCGGATTCCCTTTCCTATCTTTTGGGACATCTCGACTTTCTTTTTCTGGTAGGCACTGTTTTCAGCTTGCTCGCGCTTCTGTTTACCTTTGATGCAGTTGCCGGCGAGCGAGAAGCGGGCACCCTTCGGATCACCTTAGCGAATTCTCTGCCGCGTGACCTATTTCTGTGGAGTAAATTAATTGGCGGATATATAGTGTTCGTGGTGCCGTTTTTGGTGTCCCTCCTATTCGGCTTATTGGTGCTTGTTTGGCAAGGTTTTCCTCTCGGTGAACCCGAAATTTTTCCACGTGTGTTCAGTCTAACTCTCGCCTCGCTGCTCTATATTGCGGTCTTCTTTGCGGTAGGGACAGTCATTTCAACCTACTTAGATAATTCCAAGACTGCACTCATCGTCGCCTTTACGGTTTGGGTATTTGCCGTGCTGATTACGCCGCGCGTCGGATTTATCGCAGCGAAATTTATCGCGCCAACGCGAACATCACAGAGTGTCTATCTGGAAAAGACGGCTCTCCGTGAGAATTTCAACGCAGAACTTGAAGAGAAAAAAAGGGAAATACACAAAGAAGTCTGGAAGGATCGTCCACAACCTTCCTTAGAAGAAAAGTTCGCAAGCGGAGACGAGGTGGATGAACAGATGAAACCTCTCGAAGAGGAATTTCGGCAGAAATTCAGAGAGCACACTGATGAAATAGATCGAAACTATCAGCGTGAAAAAAAGCGTCAAGAGCAGGTCGGTGAAACGCTTTCACGAATCACACCGACATCCTCTCTAACCTATCTCGCTACAAATTTAACACAAACTGGAAAACGAAAGAGAAATGCCTACTTTCAAGCAGGTGAGCGTTACTATGATGCGCTTCATACGGATGTGTTCAGTAAAATTGTAGATCATGCTAACATGAGAACGTTCCACCCAGAGAGAGACATCGTCAAAATCAGGCAGCCCTCATCTTTAGAAACCCCAACCTTAGGAGAGACATTCCGTCAATCGGCGGTAGATGTGCTGCTGCTTTGCTTCTTTGCTGTGGTATTGACGACCGTGGCATTTCTGAAATTCTTCCGTTCCGATATTTGA
- a CDS encoding ABC transporter permease translates to MLMTLIQKEVMHHILSVRFVALLLMCLLLVPLTLSTNYRNYRQNLVDYHEAVKLTNIEETTMNPGMPLDPELEVSKLILKPTPLSIFANGLADTLPSYLGMTRNGITQGAPALVSSLSNLLGHLDFLFIVGTVFSLLALLFTFDAVAGEREAGTLRITLANSLPRDLFLWSKLIGGYAVFVVPFLVSLLFGLLMLVWQGFPLGEPEIFPRVLGLTLISLLYIGVFFAIGTVISTYLDNSKTALIVAFTVWVFAVLITPRVGFLAAKFIAPTQTAQSVYMEKTAMRDDFNAALDEEKQKIIMEVPPDEKGRRSIGGEIAKKINERMKPLEEEYRSKFRNHSNKLDRNHKRETERQEQVGQMLSRLTPTSSLIYITTNLTQTGKAKRSTYFQTGDRYYEMLYTDLFSKIIDHAYSRQSRRVEITQPPPLETITLGETLRQSAVDVLLLCFFAVILTTVAFLKFFRSDI, encoded by the coding sequence ATGTTAATGACGTTGATCCAAAAAGAGGTTATGCATCATATTCTGAGCGTCCGTTTCGTCGCGCTTCTTTTAATGTGCCTCCTTCTCGTCCCGCTGACACTTTCTACAAATTACCGAAATTATCGCCAGAACTTAGTAGATTATCACGAAGCCGTTAAACTCACAAACATTGAAGAAACCACAATGAATCCAGGGATGCCACTGGATCCAGAACTGGAAGTTTCCAAACTCATCCTCAAACCGACCCCTTTGAGCATCTTCGCAAATGGGTTAGCAGATACATTGCCGAGCTATCTCGGCATGACACGTAATGGGATTACACAAGGGGCACCTGCCCTGGTTTCCTCTCTTTCCAATCTGTTAGGGCATCTTGATTTTCTATTCATAGTTGGTACTGTTTTCAGTCTACTCGCTTTACTGTTTACGTTCGATGCGGTTGCCGGGGAACGAGAAGCGGGCACCCTTCGAATCACCTTAGCCAATTCCCTGCCGCGCGACCTATTTTTATGGAGCAAATTGATTGGCGGATACGCGGTGTTTGTCGTTCCGTTCTTGGTATCGTTGCTGTTCGGCTTACTGATGCTTGTTTGGCAAGGGTTCCCTCTCGGTGAGCCTGAAATTTTTCCGAGAGTCCTCGGTTTAACCCTCATCTCGTTGCTCTATATTGGAGTCTTTTTTGCAATCGGCACAGTGATTTCCACCTACTTGGACAATTCCAAAACGGCACTCATCGTTGCCTTTACCGTCTGGGTGTTTGCGGTATTGATCACGCCACGCGTTGGGTTCCTTGCTGCCAAATTTATCGCACCAACACAGACTGCACAGAGCGTCTATATGGAAAAAACAGCCATGCGAGACGATTTCAACGCAGCACTCGACGAGGAAAAACAGAAAATTATCATGGAAGTACCGCCGGATGAGAAGGGACGTAGATCCATAGGCGGGGAGATTGCGAAAAAAATTAATGAACGTATGAAACCCCTTGAAGAAGAATATAGATCGAAATTCCGGAACCATTCTAACAAATTGGATCGGAATCATAAACGTGAAACTGAACGGCAAGAACAAGTGGGGCAGATGCTTTCTCGACTCACACCGACATCTTCCTTAATTTATATCACTACAAACTTGACACAGACTGGAAAGGCAAAAAGAAGCACCTATTTTCAAACGGGCGATCGCTATTATGAGATGCTCTATACAGATTTGTTCAGCAAAATTATAGATCATGCTTATAGCAGGCAAAGCAGACGAGTCGAAATTACACAACCACCACCTTTAGAGACAATAACCTTAGGAGAAACACTCCGTCAATCAGCCGTGGATGTGCTGCTGCTCTGCTTCTTTGCAGTCATATTGACAACCGTGGCATTCCTGAAATTCTTCCGTTCCGATATTTGA